One Papaver somniferum cultivar HN1 chromosome 10, ASM357369v1, whole genome shotgun sequence genomic window carries:
- the LOC113317935 gene encoding reticuline oxidase has translation MMCRSLTLRFFLFIVLLQTCVRGGDVNDNLLSSCLNSHGVHNFTTLSTDTNSDYFKLLHASMQNPLFAKPTVSKPSFIVMPGSKEELSSTVHCCTRESWTIRLRSGGHSYEGLSYTADTPFVIVDMMNLNRISIDVLSETAWVESGATLGELYYAIAQSTDTLGFTAGWCPTVGSGGHISGGGFGMMSRKYGLAADNVVDAILIDSNGAILDREKMGDDVFWAIRGGGGGVWGAIYAWKIKLLPVPEKLTVFRVTKNVGIEDASSLLHKWQYVADELDEDFTVSVLGGVNGNDAWLMFLGLHLGRKDAAKTIIDEKFPELGLVDKEFQEMSWGESMAFLSGLDTISELNNRFLKFDERAFKTKVDFTKVSVPLNVFRHALEMLSEQPGGFIALNGFGGKMSEISTDFTPFPHRKGTKLMFEYIIAWNQDEESKIGEFSEWLAKFYDYLEPFVSKEPRVGYVNHIDLDIGGIDWRNKSSTTNAVEIARNWGERYFSSNYERLVKAKTLIDPNNVFNHPQSIPPMMKFEEIYMLKEL, from the coding sequence ATGATGTGCAGAAGCTTAACATTACGTTTCTTCTTATTCATTGTTTTATTACAAACATGCGTACGAGGTGGTGATGTTAATGATAATCTCCTCTCGTCATGTTTAAACTCCCATGGTGTTCACAACTTCACCACGCTATCAACCGATACAAATTCCGACTACTTCAAACTGCTGCATGCATCCATGCAGAACCCGTTGTTCGCGAAGCCTACGGTATCGAAACCGTCGTTTATTGTAATGCCCGGCAGCAAAGAAGAATTATCGAGCACCGTTCATTGTTGTACAAGAGAATCATGGACTATTCGACTGCGGAGCGGCGGTCATAGTTATGAAGGGTTGTCTTATACTGCTGATACACCTTTTGTGATTGTTGATATGATGAACTTGAATCGAATTTCCATTGATGTCTTGTCGGAAACAGCTTGGGTTGAATCTGGGGCAACACTTGGAGAACTCTATTATGCGATTGCGCAGTCGACGGATACCCTGGGGTTTACTGCTGGTTGGTGTCCGACTGTTGGTAGCGGAGGACATATAAGCGGTGGTGGTTTTGGTATGATGTCGAGGAAGTACGGATTAGCTGCGGATAATGTCGTGGACGCGATTCTTATAGATAGCAATGGAGCGATTCTTGACCGTGAAAAAATGGGTGACGATGTTTTTTGGGCTATTCGTGGTGGCGGCGGAGGTGTTTGGGGTGCAATTTACGCGTGGAAAATCAAACTATTGCCAGTTCCGGAGAAGCTGACCGTTTTTCGTGTGACAAAGAATGTAGGAATCGAAGacgcttcatctttacttcacaAATGGCAATATGTTGCAGATGAATTAGACGAGGATTTTACGGTATCCGTGCTTGGGGGAGTAAACGGAAATGATGCCTGGTTAATGTTCTTAGGCTTACACTTGGGACGTAAAGATGCTGCGAAAACTATAATCGATGAAAAATTCCCTGAACTGGGGTTAGTAGATAAAGAGTTTCAAGAAATGAGTTGGGGTGAATCCATGGCTTTCTTATCAGGATTAGATACAATCTCTGAACTAAACAACAGGTTCTTGAAATTTGATGAAAGAGCTTTTAAGACTAAAGTTGATTTTACTAAAGTATCAGTACCCCTAAACGTGTTTAGACATGCATTAGAGATGTTATCAGAACAGCCCGGTGGGTTTATAGCTCTAAATGGTTTCGGAGGGAAAATGAGTGAAATTAGCACTGATTTTACCCCGTTTCCTCATCGGAAAGGCACTAAATTGATGTTCGAATATATAATCGCTTGGAACCAAGATGAAGAATCGAAAATCGGCGAGTTTAGCGAATGGTTAGCGAAGTTTTACGATTATTTGGAACCGTTCGTGTCGAAAGAACCAAGGGTTGGTTATGTTAATCATATTGATCTTGATATTGGAGGGATAGATTGGAGAAATAAAAGTAGTACTACCAATGCTGTTGAGATAGCTAGAAATTGGGGTGAAAGATATTTTTCATCGAATTATGAACGTTTGGTTAAGGCTAAGACATTGATTGATCCAAATAATGTGTTTAACCATCCACAGAGTATACCTCCAATGATGAAATTTGAGGAAATTTACATGTTGAAGGAATTGTAG